Proteins from a single region of Geothrix sp. PMB-07:
- a CDS encoding cytochrome c oxidase assembly factor Coa1 family protein — protein sequence MKAKTGFGHQAWLACALGLALTGSLPLRAEPQGVREAGAPTSSQAPLPASSALKRWWQRMGRHHVILKTDDQGTLLIEAGGGLPERVYRASREADGRFRESYQENGAAKPVDEAVRGWAQATLQAARQAVPQPPAPPPPPEPPPAPPAPPAPPVPPPFGTSETGRSLLRAVENDPRVASLVGTPMALGDTPRGSITSWAKGEPHGFHLFSRAAGAKVDIAVPIHGPKGSALLRVTGTRTEAQWRFSRLEVEPPQGGSPMNLLAR from the coding sequence ATGAAGGCTAAGACCGGCTTCGGACACCAGGCTTGGCTGGCATGCGCCCTCGGCCTCGCCCTGACCGGCAGCCTCCCCTTGCGCGCCGAACCCCAGGGCGTGCGGGAGGCAGGCGCTCCAACCTCCAGTCAGGCTCCTCTGCCCGCCTCTTCCGCCTTGAAGCGCTGGTGGCAAAGGATGGGCCGCCACCACGTGATCCTGAAAACCGATGACCAGGGCACCCTCCTCATCGAGGCGGGTGGAGGCCTCCCGGAACGGGTCTACCGCGCCTCGCGGGAGGCTGATGGCCGCTTCAGGGAAAGCTACCAGGAGAATGGCGCAGCCAAGCCCGTGGACGAGGCCGTTCGGGGCTGGGCCCAGGCCACCCTCCAGGCCGCCCGGCAGGCCGTCCCCCAGCCGCCTGCGCCGCCTCCCCCGCCGGAACCGCCTCCAGCCCCACCGGCGCCCCCCGCGCCGCCCGTCCCACCGCCATTCGGAACGAGCGAAACGGGCCGGTCTCTGCTGCGCGCGGTCGAGAACGATCCCCGCGTCGCCAGCCTGGTGGGAACCCCCATGGCCCTGGGCGACACCCCCAGGGGATCCATCACGTCCTGGGCCAAGGGAGAACCCCACGGCTTCCACCTGTTCTCCCGAGCCGCCGGGGCCAAGGTGGACATCGCCGTGCCCATCCACGGCCCCAAGGGCAGCGCCCTCCTCCGCGTGACAGGAACCCGAACGGAGGCGCAGTGGCGTTTCTCCCGGCTGGAGGTGGAACCCCCGCAGGGAGGCTCGCCGATGAACCTGCTCGCCAGGTAG